acagactattgctggttaaatgcacttggtgtgacagcttgaccaaccacactactgagggttaaatgcacttggtgacgggcccctgatgtagtatatggccaaaaaatgaacagactattgctggttaaatgcacttggtgtgacagcatcaccctgatgtaggctttagccaaaaaacaaccacaccattgagggttaaatgcacttggtgaccggcgcagcttgcccctgatgtagtatatggccaaaaaatgaacagactattgctggttaaatgcacttggtgtgacagcttgaccaaccacactactgagggttaaatgcacttggtgacgggcgcagcttgcccctgatgtagtatatggccaaaaaataaacagactattgctggttaaatgcacttggtgtgacagcttcaccctgatgtaggctttagccaaaaaacaaccacaccattgagggttaaatgcacttggtgacaggcgcagcttgcccctgatgtagtatatggccaaaaaatgaacagactattgctggttaaatgcacttggtgtgacagcttgaccaaccacactactgagggttaaatgcacttggtgacgggcgcagcttgcccctgatgtagtatatggccaaaaaataaacagactattgctggttaaatgcacttggtgtgacagcttcaccctgatgtaggctttagccaaaaaacaaccacactactgagggttaaatgcacttggtgacgggcgcagcttgcccctgatgtagtatatagccaaaaaataaacagactattgctggttaaatgcacttggtgtgacagcttcaccctgatgtaggctttagccaaaaaacaaccacaacattgagggttaaatgcacttggtgacaggcgcagcttgcccctgatgtagtatatggccaaaaaataaacagactattgctggttaaatgcacttggtgtgacagcttcaccctgatgtaggctttagccaaaaaaaacaaccacaccattgagggttaaatgcacttggtcgcagcttgtgctggcgcaccacaagacacaaaatggccgccgatcaccccagaaaaaagtgactgacaaacggtctgggcagcctaaaaacagtgagcaattgagtatcagcagctcaatgatccacagctgcagatcgatcaataatcaagtcctttggaggagttaatctgcctaatctcgccctactgtcgcagccgcaacctctccctacgctaatcagagcagagtgacaggcggagctatgtgactccagcttaaatagaggctgggtcacatggtgctctggccaatcacagccatgccaatagtaggcatggctgtgacggcctcttggggcaagtagtatgacgcttgttgattggatgctttgcagcctttcaaaaagcgccaagaaagcgtcacaaaagcgccaagaaagcgacgaacaccgaacccgaacccggacttttacgaaaatgtccgggttcgggtccgtgtcacggacaccccaaaattcggtacgaacccgaactatacagttcgagttcgctcatccctagtcctgattAATCTGCTGCTAACACACAGCTGTGTTTGTCTCTTTTGTATGGCAGTACTGTGTGTACGTAGCAAAGCTGTGTTTGTCATGGGGTATAGGCAGCTAtgctgtgtgtgcgtgtgtgtgtatgtcagttgtGTAGTAAAGCTGTGTTTGTTAGATGTGTGTATAGCAGTACTGTATGCATATATGTCAgctgtgtagcagggctgtgtttgTCATGGGATGCATTCTCTGTGCTGTGTGTGTGCCAGCTGTGTATGCAGCAATACTGTGTAAGTTACTGACCTTGACCCCTCCACTTAATTAAACAACCAGGGAACGtttaataaaaatctattttctaataggtgcatcttatagcccagaaaatacagtatataagtgGGCCACTAGAGGGGTTACTTGACCCCTAATGGGTTGGGGGCTGAGAGAGAATGATGCCATACCACCCACTCACCAGTATAGCGGAGAGAGACTTCTGTTACACTTATAGTCAGTGCCTACAGAAGGCACTATACAGGAATGTACCGTACAGTGTGATCTGGATGATACCAAGTGGGAGGGGGGTGGTTGCCATCTTATCCAAACTCACTCCACTGTGCGCTTTGCCCTGTACTCAGCAGTGTAGCAGAGAGCTGCCCCCACTACACTAACCTGTACATTTGGCTCAGCTGCTCCTGCTTCAACAACCTGTGGCCGGCCGCTCCTGCTGCAATCAGTGCCCACATGGAAGCTGTGTAAAGGGATGATGTGGGTAGTTCAAACCTGGGGTTCAGTGCTCAACAGCTTCTGTGCATAGCAGATTCTGCTGCATTCATTGCCCACATGGAACTGCTGGACAGGGATGTAAAGTGTGATGCGGGCACTCGCAAGCACAAGCGGTTCCTGTGCCAAGCAGTTCCTGCTGCCCAAGCAAGGCGGGGCTGGATTCCACCACTGTCTACGAAAGTAGACCAGTGGGGCAATACGCAAAGGGACCTCCTTGTTACTTTTTCCTAGGTATGTTGTGTATTCAAAATAGCTGATGCCTTAAAATTATAACTGTTATTCCTAAGTCCACCCAGTAATTTTCATGATCATGGATATTTCTTTATATAGCTTGCAGTCGTTGCCCTGGGACCTTAGGTGGGTGCACTTTCTATTACAGTCACTGTCCTGGAATGGGCTATCTACGAGTTATACTGCAtttactgtatgctttatatcaTTAGTAATTGTTTTCTACATACTAGGTATTCGAATTGTAAGACCAGTTGGTTTTCTACATTTCATGTCTTTCTCCCTTCatccataggttgtgtctggtattacagctgcATTCATTGGAGTGGAGCAGCACTGTAACACTTGACACAGCCCATAGACGAGTGCAGCACTGTTACTGGAAAAAAGCTGATTCTTATTTGTAATCTCTTATAACACATTTAATGAATAGAAATATAAGAATAATGAGAGATGACCACAGTTTGCAAGAAATAAGCAATTTTATTGAGGAAGActggaaaaaaaacagaacaagacAGGTGTAGGGAACATACAGTCCAAATCCATCAAATAGATCCTGTGCCTATCAGGGTATCATTGAGAATAGTATTCACAGTAAAGTAATGACAAATAAAACATCTGATGGAATATAAATCATCTTGTAGGCCCAGGCATGGAGAGGCAGATGACCACCCCATTTGCAGTTGACTTTGGAGCCAGTTAGGAACATACACTGTAGCTTTATGGGTTAGCAGGAACACACAGGCCCTAGTGACCAGATAAGCCTAAAGGCCCTTCTGTGACattagaagacaccagtattataagtgGCACATGGTAGGTAGAGGCCCTGTAACAGATTTTGCATTTAGGAAAATGGAGGGATAAACAGTAAAATTCATGAGGATATCATGACATAAAAAATCTGATGTTGTCCAAGGTCTGTGTCATGACAAATgtacagtgcacagtactactgtTACATCTTGCAGAGGGttttatataattgcagtggAAACCCCGGGGTATATGGAAGCCTCCAATGCACATCATAAGTGAGTTATTGATTGGACAGCAATGTTCTAGGAAGGTACGCTGTTGCCATATCTCAGGGGTTCTGGGTAGTAGGGGTGCCAACAAGCTCATTTGGCCCGGCCAAGTGTTTTAAATAATACAAGAGAAGTGTGAAGGTGAAGAAAAActtagctaagggtactttcacacttgcggcagaggattccgtccggatccgtcaaaacgtatgcaaactgatggcatttgtcagacggatcacgATCCTGATCCGCCTGACAAATGCTTTGAAATGCCGGTTCCGTCTCTCGGGTGTCctcctggaaaaacagatccaggataaaaaaattttttacattttttgcggtctgatcatgcgcagaccacaatgccggatccgttttgccggaacactcagggccggatcagacattaatgcatttcaaagggtccggcaagtgttccggaattttgtccggagataaaactgcagcatgctgcggtattatctccatcctgaaagggcaaaaagactgaactgaaggcatcctgatgcatcctgaacggattgctctccagaatgcattaggaaaaaactgatcagttcttttccggtattgagcccttaggacggaactcagtgctggaaagaaataacactagtgtgaaagtaccctaagactctGTGACATATTCTCAGTGAAATGAAGCCATTGGATGAATAACTTGCTTTGTACAATTCAACAAACAAAAATGCGAGGAAAGACAAATGCACCATATGCGTACAATGTTGTTGGTTGAAGTAATATGTATTGTATTGCAGTTGCAAAGATTTGCTTGTTGACGAGTCTTAGTGGTCATCCACAAACAACTAGCACTTGCTTTGCAGAAGCTCTGTTGGAACAAGTGAGAAGTTAATTTAACAACAAAAAACATATAATTTATTAATACAGTAGATCCAACAAGATTATTAAGGATCATTGCAATAAAATTGACTTGATTTGTCTTTTGGATCTCCATAATATTGGTGCCCTGTGGGGATCTTCTCAAAGCTTTTTGATTTGGGAAGTTTCTGAATCAATTTCAATCAACTCAATTTATTATgttttctgtaattgctaaagATACTCCCAGATCAGGAATTTTTACCTTAAAACCCCTTCTATAAAACCCATCTAGCTGAATGATATCTGATCTGTGGCTGTTTCGCTATTGCTTTGATAGCCAGCTAGGAGTTGTACTTTTACCACAGATTCAGAACCAGAGGTTGGAGATCCCAATTAGTTAAGGattaattatattttactgttaGATTTAGAAAATGGAGTTAAATTGGTAGACAGAGGTGGGCACTTGAAGTTATATTATATTATGGCCCTCCAGAATCTTAGAAAGAATGAGACTTACTGTCTTTATGTTCTGTGCCATGGTGAAGTGGAACGCtgtataaacataaaaaatattgttACAATTAGATTGTTACTATTATCATATTGTTTATAATAAAATCAAGGAGGTCCTCTGATttacatactgtatgtcatgGCCATCTAGCAATTGTTTGTAGGTGGCGATCTCCATCTCCAGATGGGTCTTCTGATCCATAAGGATTTTGTATTCAATGTTTTGATGTTCAAGGTCAGAGCGTATCTGGCCAAGCTGAGCTTCGATGTTATCAATCATTGCTTGTAACTGAGAAAGCTGGGAACCAAACGTGGCTTCTGTTTCTGCCAAAGTGCTTTCCATGGCTGATTTCTATAATAAAGTGAACATACTATTTAGATCAAGTTACCACTTGAAGAACACCCTTCCACTTTGAATAGTCTGCACAGGTTAGAAACCCCATTTTCATTTACCCTGTTACAGAATTcttagttaaaggctatgtacacctttggaggcaatttttttatgattgaatgTTACTctctttttggctaaaaatcttattttccatgggcctttattaaaaatattgagctgtacTGTCAGAAAGAGTTAACTGTGTTTCtatctgtgtgactggtactttcactttgtgccggtcatctaataaaccttatctctaaactactgagaggtcctaaacacttatttaagccaaatTCAGTAaggtaagaactgagctataatgtttataatgtcagagagcagagatagagtccatctgctcctggtctgacggtaAAGACAAATAATCCAAAGGGTGCTAACTAGAGCATCTcatctctgtacagaaaaaaagggcaccatatttttaataaagaccaatttaaaaaacatttttagctcaaaatgagcacaataatataaaaaaaatgcacccaaAGGTTCCCCAAAATAGACAGTTCCCCAAAATATAAGAGTATCCCTCACCCagtgctgtacttggctatctctggcaaTTCCATAGTGAGTGAATTGAGTTCAGCCTACATGCTCAACACCTGCTGCTCCATTGATAAGTGACATGGGAACAATGTTCTCATAATTGTGGAGAATCTAGCAGTTGTATCCCCATGATCAGATATTTATCTCCTCCAGGAGCCTACTAAAAAGGATTTGTCTAAATCAGATTACCCCTTAAATAAATGACAGTATTCATTGTGTTTTCTATGGAATATTTGTATTTAAAACTCTTACCAAACTCAGTTGACTCTGCAGCTCAATTTCCAGGGACTGAGCCGAGCGTCTTAGGTCTATGAGTTCATTACTAACTGACTGTAGATGTTCAGCACCAGAGGAAACTTCACGGTTCAGTTCTGCACTCTGTAATGAGAGAAGAGTTGAAAGAAAGTCTAACTGAAGGAAAGTTTCTGAACAGAAGAGACATAGAAAAGACTTCTTCTACACTCTTTATCACATATTGGGATTTTGGAAATGTTTAGCAACTAAACTAAAATACAAGTCTTCCAAATCACAAACTACATGTATTACACATTGAAATAGCTTTGCTTAGACCAGGTATGGTCTCACATGAAAAGATTATGGGGGTATTTATGAATAGATACATGCTAATTTTTGGtttatatctgtcgcagattcggTCGCAAATGGGATTTGCAGCTAAATCTGGAACTTTTTTCCTGTCCATACCGCGTATGCCAGTTCTAAAAAagggtgtgtggcatgggcagggaaagggggggCCATCTGGCCCATATCATTTAtcatttctatgcctgttttagataTAGAAAATGATCGAAATCTACTCCAGCAAGGGAGCTGTTACATATTTAGGCCGGTGGTGGATACACCTATGTTATGTTTAGGCCGCGCATAACTTAGGAGCATCAAACACCAGCGCAGGGTTAATAAGACCAGCttttaaaatgctggtcttaaaaaATGACTCCATATAGTTTAATAACATGAACTTATGTGTGCCTTTGCATGGTAATACTTATAGGAGAAATAACTGTATAATATAGCAATTTACCTGTATAATATAGCATACATCTATAATATAGTATTTTCCAGCCAGCCAAAACTATAATTGTTCCCCTGATTCATTCTCATATGGACTAGAGGAACGCCCTACTGGTTGGTATCCCTCTCACTAAATGCTACCTTCTCAAATCTATTCCAAATGCAGCAGTTAGGCTTATCTTTCTATCAGACCACTTTACCGATGACTCCGCCCTGTGTCAGTCACTGTACCGGTAGCCCATTTAATATAGAATACAAAGTTAAACTTCTCGCTCTtatccacaaagctctccacagtgctgcactgcCCTGTATCTCCTCGCTCATTTCTGTCTGCCATCATACCTGCGCTATTCTCTCTGCCATTGATCTCAGACTGACATCCTCCATAATCTGAACCACCCACTTATTTCTACAAGACTATACTCATGCTTCACAAGTTCTCTGGAATGTACTGCCCCATACAATCAGATTGATTCCCAACATCTACAGTTTCAAGTGTGccctaaaaacaatttttttaggcAGGCCTATAACATTTCCTAATGTAACGCCTTTCTGCCCCGTTCTATATTATCCCCTAGAACCTATACCCTTCAACCAACCACTTATTATTTGTATTGACTAGTGTCAGCACATGCAGCCTATATGTACTTccctataatatataaaaaactacTGGACCATTGTACAATGCAAGCACTTACACTTCGTGTGTCACCCCtatattgtaagctcttgcgaacaGGACCCTCACTCCTATTGTGTAAATTGTTGACTTTTTAATCTGTAATGTCCACTTTGCTTGTACATGATCCCTCTGAATTGTAAAATGCTGCGAAATATGCCATcactatataaagattattattttttaacatttcaaATTATACAATTAGAAAAGAAAACCCCTGTATGCCTTTGTATAAACTTAAAGTCATAGGGCGGTAAAATATGAGACAGTAGTAGGCTATGAATTCCCATGTCTACAGCCCATATCTGTGACATAGTAGTGTTCAGAAGCTTGAATAGGTGACTTTATGCTACAGGATATAAGATCCTCTGACAGAATATAAAAGGCTTACAAAACAATTGACATGTTTATTACAAGAAAAGCATTCATTAAAGTCTTACCCTTGCAAGGAATATGCTCTCAACCTCTCTGAGGTTCCTCTCCATCAGGTTCTCATATTGTTGTCTAACCTCAGATAGGACTTTATTTAAATCTACAGAAGGAGCGGCATCAACTTCCACGTTGACTCTAGCACCCAGTTGAGCCATCAGAGTGGTCACCTCCTTAAGAGACAACAACAAAAGTACAATATATTTATGTTGTCTAAAACATTGCAATAAACGTataatttcttatttatttttgttttccttttaCCTCTTCATGATTGCTCTTTAATTGTAAAAGCTCCTCTTGAAGGCATCGAACTTGTATCTCCAAATCTTGTCTTTGCATGTTAAGCTCTTCCAAGGCTTTACGAAGGCTACTAACATCTGCTTCAACATTACTTCTCAAACTGAGCTCAATTTCATATCTATGTAATAAAGTTAACAAGAACTTGGCATTAGGCAACTGATGTTTcaattttataaaaatatatatataataagacCAGCCAGTTGCAATTTGATTTGGTTATATTAAGGCCTgaaatttcaagtaaaaaaccCAATTTTAAATTCCCTATGGACATGCTTAGTTAATAGGAGGTTAACTGTAACAGACATTCTGGATGCTCTTCCATTCATTACACTGATAATCCATTAAGTCCAATAACTATCATGTAATAGTTCATTTCCCCTGTGATGACATGTCAGTGGAAAGTGCTGCCATCACCTTTTTTCGGGGAACCCTTCTAACACAGAAGAAATGTAAAAGGCTTACAATCCTCTAACAaagaacaaaaatgtaaaaactgaTTTACTGCAATATGCACTGAAATACATACTTGTTTCTCAAATCATCTGCTGCCAACTGTGCATTATCTATTTGCAGGACAACTTGTGCATTATTCACATTGATGGAAAAGATCTGAAAGTAATAcagaattttagatttttttttacagaatatatatatatttaacataaatattagagatgagcgaatcgaataccacgaagtggaattcgattcaaatttcaggataaattcgattcgccaagAAGCCGAATGtcctcgtgctttgtgtcagcgaatcgatttaacctgaaatagtattaaaaaactaaaaaattctaacttaccgccgccatttgctcgtgacgggccgccagcctccatcttgcttgtaGATCTCGGCCGAATTTCCGTGCTgggcgagattacatcatcatgccGGCGGGCTGGTCATAATCTCGCGCCACAcaagatttcggccgagatcttcaagcacgATGGAGACAGCTGGCCCGTCGCCAGCAAATtgaggcagtaagtttgatttaatttttttattgttaatgttACACtaagatgccgcaatcatgtatgaacgcggcatctgaggggtacaaggacgggggcggcgctatcgcagctccctgtcattgcacccgctacttacaaaaaaatgcacttcgtgacaaagtaatttgtcactaagcaaatttttgggtTAAATTTGGTGAATCAGTCAAAtcaagctttaaaaaaaatttgctcatctctactaaatATCTTATCTTGAAGAGTATACTACTTGTTTTTTACCTTATTTTGGAGATCCTGGATGGTTCTAAAGTATTGACTGGAATCTGGCAAATTATTTGGTGCATTGTTGGCATACCAGTCACAAATATTTCTCTCCAACTGAGCATTCTCTTGCTCCAGGGAATGAACCTTTTCAAGATAGGAAGATAGTCGCTGGTTAAGATGTTGCATAGTCTCCTTCTCATTGATGTCCAGAAGACCAGCATTCTTCCAGTCATGATGACCTTTAGAGCTTTTCAGGAGACTTCCATGACTATGACCACCATGGACTTTCCCAATTGCATGACCATGACCAAAAGGCCGTGTGGAAATAGATACTCTTGCGGTTCTTCTATGAACATTGGAATCTTTGTGGTAACCACCATGGTGTGAAATAGAAGAGCTCTTCTGATAGTCTTTATGGAGATCATGGTGGAGAGAAGAGATATGGCTAGAGGCTTTATGGTTATGACCACCAGTATGACAGACTCCCACCAGAGATCGAGAAGAAGAGTGGCTGGCTCCGTGGTTCATTGTTTTCTTTGTATTCACACCTTACTGCAGGGAACTGTAGACTGCTGCTTGTTGAAGTGCACAACACAAATGTCCTCTGCACTGGACCTTTATATATATGAGACTGCGTAATGACATTAGGTCAGTTTATAGACATTTTATATGCATCATTCTGCATCATATGCCTTTTAAGTTTGTTAGATTTCAAAGCTACTGACAAAACTAAGGCATAATAATGGGATTAGTGAATCAGCTGCCTGAAGTACGAAACCATGTCTCATACATCAGAGAGATACACTCACCACACCTTGtcaatataaatttttttaattatagccTGTCAATCATAATTTACTAAGTAGTCACAAAACATGAAAGCAACTC
The sequence above is a segment of the Bufo gargarizans isolate SCDJY-AF-19 chromosome 6, ASM1485885v1, whole genome shotgun sequence genome. Coding sequences within it:
- the LOC122942031 gene encoding keratin, type I cytoskeletal 42-like codes for the protein MQHLNQRLSSYLEKVHSLEQENAQLERNICDWYANNAPNNLPDSSQYFRTIQDLQNKIFSINVNNAQVVLQIDNAQLAADDLRNKYEIELSLRSNVEADVSSLRKALEELNMQRQDLEIQVRCLQEELLQLKSNHEEEVTTLMAQLGARVNVEVDAAPSVDLNKVLSEVRQQYENLMERNLREVESIFLARSAELNREVSSGAEHLQSVSNELIDLRRSAQSLEIELQSQLSLKSAMESTLAETEATFGSQLSQLQAMIDNIEAQLGQIRSDLEHQNIEYKILMDQKTHLEMEIATYKQLLDGHDIHVPLHHGTEHKDKLLQSKC